The sequence TCCTTTAGCAGCATCATCTAATTTTTTAGCAACTTCTTTTAAATAAGTTACTGACTTTGTCCTTAGGTCCGTCCCAACGACAATATGGTTGGGAATAACATTGGTGGACATGTCGGACTGCATAATAATTGGATTAATACGAACATGTTCTGATTCCTTTAATTGTTGACGTCCAAGTCCAATCGCAGTATTAAACAAAGTAGACATATGATATGCATTTTTAGCGGAAAATGGATCAAAGCCTGCATGAGTTGCTTTACCTTGAAATGCATATTTTTTGTATAAGAAACCAGCTAGGTCACAGTTAATTTCAACTGTTCGCTTAGAAAATTCTCCACCGATGGCATGTACACAAATGCTAAGATCAATATCATCAAATACCCCAAGTTTCATAGCTTCAGGTTTTCCGCCATGATGGCTAATTTTTCCTTCTTCGATTAACTTGTCGCGATAAGCCAAGTCTAAATATTCTTCTGCTGGTACAAATACAAAACTAAGCCTAAAATCAAGTTCTTTATGGGCTTTCGTTGAAAATAGGTATTGGTACAAGGCCAGAGCAATCGCTACTTGGGTATAATGACCACAATTATGTGCTGCTCCTGTATGCTTATCAGCGTACATATGAGTTGGTGCATAAACTGCGTCTAATTCAGCGATAAAGGCAATATGCAAGTCTTTTTCCTTACTGCCTAAGCTTGTCTTAAAGCCGGTTAAACTAAATTCTTCAATTTGAATCGCGGGATTTACTCGTTTTAAATAGGCAAGTATTTGTTGCTTTGTTCGTGTTTCTTTATAGCCTAATTCGGGATGATGATATATATCTTCGCTAAATGCCTTAATTGCTTCATATTGTTGTTTAAATTGCACGGTGAATACCTCCATGACAACCAGAAAAAAAGTTAGGTTTTTGTCGAAAAAACATGAATTTATTTTATCATTATTTAGTATGATCAGTCAATAACATATGTTTTTTGAATTTTTAATGATAAATGTTCGTTTTTTATAGTGTGGAGTTAGGTGGGTAAATAGTGAATAGTTGGAAGCGTCCGCTTTAAATATGTAAAAAATAGTTGTTTTGTTTCGAAATGATAGGGGAGGTTCATGCATTTACTGAGGTGCAGTACTGTCGCTTGGAAAAGTAAAGACTGGAAATAACTATCGGAGCTTGTAAATAAATCTTATCATCGATTTATTTGTAAGCTCCGATTTAATTAGTATTTTATCATATTAATAGATTGCTTATTTTTCTCCACTTAATTCAACGAGGATTTTTGCTTGTGACTTATCGTTGGTCAGTGCTTCAAAGCCTTTATCAACAATATCATCTAATTGAATTTGATCTGTAATAACTGATTGCGGCTTTAATTGTCCGGTTGCCATTAAGTCAATGGTTTGTTGGAACGACGTAGGTGTATAGGCAATAGTTGATGTTACTTTTACACCTTTATTCGTTAATTGCATTGGATTCCACTCAATAGGTCTAGCGAAAATAGAAACGATTACCATTGTCCCACGTGGCTTCGTTGCTTCTATTGCTTGTTTGAAAGTAGGAGCTACTCCAGCAACTTCAAAAGAAACATTGACACCCTCAGGAACAATCTCATAAATAGCTTTTACGGGGTCCGTATTTCCAGAATTAATAATATGAGTTGCCCCAACTTCTTTTGCCTTTTTTAATCGTGTTTCGGAAAGGTCAAGTGCGATTACTTTACTTGCCCCAGCTGCTCTAGCTGCAATAATGGTTAATAATCCAATTGGACCAGCACCAAACACAGCAACTGTATCGCCAAATTTTAAGTCGCCCTCTTTAACTGCTTGTACAGCCACAGCTGTAGGTTCTACTAATGCACCATCTTGTAAAGTTAATGGCTTCGGTAATCGATATACGTTATTTTCTGGAACATTCGCAAATGATGTAAAACCTCCATCTGCATGTAGTCCGATAAAAGAGAAGCCGTCATACGGATCGAGATCTTCTGACTTTGCACCATGAGTTATCGTCGGGTTTATTGCAACACGTTCACCAGGCTTGAACTTGGTTACCTTAGCCCCAACTTCTTCGACTACTCCTGCGAACTCATGTCCCATTGTAAGTGGAGCTTTTCCTCCAGCTAAAGCGTCTGGCTGCTCCGTTGGAATAAATACTGGACCTTCTACGTATTCGTGTAAGTCACTGCCGCATATTCCTGCCCAGGCAATTCTTACCTTCACTTCTGTCTCTTTTAAAGGTTTTAAATTTACTTCCTCAATTCGAATATCTTTTTCTCCATGCCATACTGCAGCTTTCATAAAATTTTCTTCCTCCCAAAAGTGTTTTTATATTATTTCCTCAGTCCTATCTTAGCGCAAAATGATAAAACATGACATTTTTTTGCATAATTCGACAATTTAATTAAAATTTCATAACAATTTATATATAGCAAAGAGAGCGACTTATATAAAAATATGTATCTGCTTCCTAATAAAATTAGCGGGAAAATATCAGCATCATTATGGATTTATGGATAAATGATAGTAATTTCTACAGGATTAGAAAATGAAAGAGGACATGACTCAATAACCTAAATTGGCTGTTAGGATCCGCATTAACATTTTAAAGGCAAATAAAGAATAAGCTTGCTATTAGCCACCTGAATGATTTTTAGAAAGCTCTATCATCTAGTTAGATCTTATTTTAAAGTGTATTTATTTTTTACCGCTTAATTTTTTTGGGACTTATCGTAGGATAATACTTCAAACCTTGATCAACGAATCAAGGTAATTTACCCAGTGATAGAGTGCGGTTTCGAGCACCCCAAAGTCGAGAGAACGCTTCGAAGTCTATAGAGAATGTCCGAAGTTAACAGAGCGACCCAAAGCCGCGAAACGTAACTAATTATAAAAAAGCAAGGAAATCTCTATTTCAAACAGAGATTTCCCCGGTGATCATTTTTACTATTAACATGATATAGAATCAAGCTTCCAGAATTTGCTTTAAGCTAGTGATTTCTTCACTTGTTAACGGAACCATTGGCAGTCGGACATCTCCGACAGCAATCCCTTTTAAATTTAGAGCAGTTTTAACTGGAACCGGATTTGGTTGAGCAAATAATGCCTTCATTATCGGCAGCAAGTTTTGATGGATAGCAGCACTTTTCGTAATATTTCCTTGAAAAAATTGAGTGATCATTGTTTGCATTTGCTTACCGATAATATGTGATGCTACAGAGACAACACCTGTTGCGCCAATCGCTAAAGCTGGTAATGTCAGACTATCATCTCCGCTATATAAGGAGAAATCATTCGTCGTTCGTCGGATAATTTCTGCCATCTGATCCAAATCACCACTAGCTTCTTTTATCGATACGATATTATCTATTTGTGAAAGGCGAACTGTCGTATCAGCACTTATATTAACAGCCGTTCTTCCGGGAACATTATACAACATGACTGGTAAACTTGTTTGTTCAGCAATTGCTTGAAAATGTAAAAAGATACCTTCCTGAGAGGGTTTGTTGTAATATGGCGTAACAAGCATAACAGCATTGACACCAATTTGTTCCGCTTGTTTGGTTAATTCTATTGATGCTTTTGTATTATTGGAACCAGTACCAGCGATAACTTGAATTCTTCCATCTACAGTTTTAACAACATGTTTAAATAAAGCTATTTTTTCTTCGTTTGAAAGAGTTGGAGATTCTCCAGTTGTACCTGCAACCACTACGCTATCCGAACCGTTTTCAATTAAATAATTTACCAGTTTTTCTACAGCCTGAAAATCAATATTTTTCTCATTGTCAAATGGGGTCACCATTGCAGTAACCACTTGGCCAAACTTCATTACTTCACACCCTTATTTAATAATGTTTAGGTGAGAAGGCCATAAGATTTTACGCGAAAAAGCAGCAACGACAGCATATCGCTACTGCTTGAAACACATGAAAGTTTCAGCGTCAGATAGCCCTCCATATAGTCACCTATATGACAGTTCTGTACTTATTCAATAGCAGAACCAGCTATAGAAACAATGGGTTTTCCATAGCTTCGGCGAAATCCCCTTTTCACTATTCTCAAAGGATCTCATTATCCTCCAATAGTGTACTCTTGAATGCCGCACCTCTATCCTCATTTCAACAGAATATTGAAACAGGAAGTAATTCAATTGCCTGTACTATAGCAGATTTTCAGTCTTTATGCAAGGAGATTCCTGCCTGAATATTTTTTTGTGAATAAAAAAAGGATACTTTCTTAGCTTAGAAATTAATTCATTATCGTTAAGAACTAAGTATAGGGCAACTTGAGCGGATTTCCCGCAGGAGGCTTGTCGTACAGGCATTTACATGATCATAAGCTCGATATGTATAGTAGTTCGTGGCGATTTAGGTCTATAAAAACATCATAGAATGATTGGCAATAAATGATGTGGTGAAACACAGATTATTATGTTTTGGTTTGTCGGAAATAGTTGGGAGTGGAATTTGTAAATCGTTTAAAAACACGAGAAAAATAATTGGGATCTTTGAATCCTACCAAATCGCTAATATTTTGAATGGATTCATTTGTGTTACGTAATAATTTTTTTGCTTCGTTTATTCTATATTCATTAACTAATCTTCTAAAAGGCTTTTCTCCAGATGATAATAAGTGACTTAAATAGTTTGGGCTTATTTCCAATTGATTGGCTATATCTTCTAGACGAAGATACTTATTTCTAAAATGATGTTCAATATAGCGAATGGACCGTTCTACATAATTAAAATCTCTCTTTTCTTTTTGAATTCCAGAATAATGAATAACGTTGATACAAAACAAGATAATTTCCTGAACAATTGTATAGAGGATTGGACTGTTTAAAATAATTTGAAACATTCGGTGATATTTATTTTCAATGTCTTCTATTTTTACTAGCTTGTAGTTATTTATAAAACGTCTGATTTGCGCAAGAATACTAGTAAGCTGGATTCTGACAATTTCCGGCTCTGGGTATTCGTGAAACGGGTTTGTAAATTGCTTGTACAAATAATCTTTAATCCCTTCTATATCTCCTTTTTCCAGACTTTCCATCCAGAAGCGTTGTTCCGTTGAAGTTAAAAATGGGTCAAACGATATAAATTTATTCAGTTCGTCTGATAAAAAAACCTGGTTAAATCCTTTATAAAAGCGCATATGAAGTATATTTTTTGTTGCTACATATGCTTGCTGCAAATTATCGCTCTTGATGTAGCTATTATGAATAGCGATATTAATATTGGAGTCAAATTCTTCTTTCCATAATTGAATGATTTTATAGGCCTCCGTTTTTAACGAGTTAATTGTAAACGAATAATTCGTGTAAGCTAAACAGACTACTTTATTACGAAGCGGAAAAAACTCTGCCGTAAAAGGAAGATTAATTTTGTGCAACCAATGGAATAAATCGATCGTGTACGTTGCACATTCTGCCTCAATCAGTAAAAAATAAGGTTGAATAGAATCTGTTAATGGCGCTTTGATAAATAAAGAATGATATATTTCTTGATTTCTTGAAAAATAAGTATCAGAATGATGAACTTCAGTTTGTGCTGCATTTGTTAAGGCTTTCATTAATTGGTTTAGATTTAATGGCTTAACTAGTAAAGACTTGCTTTCTAGCTCAATTGCTTGGTAAGCCCGCTCAAATACAGGCTCTGCTGTCATCGTGATTAGTCTTTCTGAAAAACGAAATACATTCATTGAAAAGGATTCAAAATTTGTATTGGATAGGATTTCTAGTTCTAAAATAACCACATGAGGTTTAACTTTACTTAATAACATATTTGCCTGTTTGATGTTTTCAGCATGATAAATATGTTGAAAAGGTAATTGATTGGAGCGGACAAACCACTCGATTCCTGTTCTTTCCGTAGTGTCTCGATCGATGATTAGTATATTCACAGAATTGGCCTCCTTTAAGGGATGTTTAAAAATCTAAAAAATACCGCAGCGAATTATTGATTATTTTGTCTCGAGAAGATTCTGTTATATGTGGTAATAAACATTATCTTGTCAAAACGCAGCATGTTTATTCATCGTGTTTTTGAATAAGTATTTTAATAGTAAATCTTGTTAATATTAAGTAATTGCTATTTTTAATAACACAATAGGTTTAGTTCAATTAAAAAAATGCTAGATTTTGTAGATAATTCCCTATGTAAATAATATCAGAAAAAATATAATAGAGAAAATAATTAAATATGTAAGCGCATAAATAATGAGGGGGCCGTGTATGGAAAATATAGAAGCACAAATCGAAAGCTCAGCAACAAATAAATTCGCTAGTTGGAAATTTGTGTTGTTTAGTTTATGTGGTATTTTTTCCTTTTTTGTTCCAATTACAATTTACGGAAAAACATCTATCTTGCTTGATCATATTGTAAGCGCTATAGAATCACTTCCGAATCTATTTATCCATAGTTATATTATTTTAATTCTATTTCTTGGAGCAGTTTATCCAATCATGAAGAAAACTTGGAACTATAGTTTTATCGATGTCATATTTACTTTGTTTAAAATTGCTGGTTTTGTATTTGGAACGATGCTTATTTTTAATGTAGGACCAGCTTGGCTGTTTGAACCTAACTTAGGACCATTTTTATTAGGAAAATTAATTATCCCTGTAGGAATTTTGATTCCAATCGGAGCGATGTTTTTAGCCTTGTTAGTCAGCTATGGATTTTTAGAGTTTATTGGTATTTTTATGCAAGCGATTATGAGACCGGTTTTTAAAACTCCGGGTCGTTCTGCGATTGATGCAGTGGCATCATTTGTAGGCAGCTATTCTATTGGATTGTTAGTGACGAATAGAGTGTTTACTCAAGGAAAGTATACGATTCGTGAAGCAGCAATTATTGCAACTGGTTTTTCTACCGTTTCTGTGACATTTATGATTGTAATTGCCAACACATTGGATTTGATGAATCATTGGAATTTGTACTTTTGGCTATCGTTAATCATTACTTTTGTTGTAACGGCAATTACAGTAAGGATTTGGCCTTTAAAAAATATGAAGGACACATATATTTCAGGAAAAGGGGATCCAGAAGTAATGATTAAAAAAAATAGATTACGGTATGCATGGAAGGAAGGAG is a genomic window of Virgibacillus proomii containing:
- a CDS encoding helix-turn-helix domain-containing protein → MNILIIDRDTTERTGIEWFVRSNQLPFQHIYHAENIKQANMLLSKVKPHVVILELEILSNTNFESFSMNVFRFSERLITMTAEPVFERAYQAIELESKSLLVKPLNLNQLMKALTNAAQTEVHHSDTYFSRNQEIYHSLFIKAPLTDSIQPYFLLIEAECATYTIDLFHWLHKINLPFTAEFFPLRNKVVCLAYTNYSFTINSLKTEAYKIIQLWKEEFDSNINIAIHNSYIKSDNLQQAYVATKNILHMRFYKGFNQVFLSDELNKFISFDPFLTSTEQRFWMESLEKGDIEGIKDYLYKQFTNPFHEYPEPEIVRIQLTSILAQIRRFINNYKLVKIEDIENKYHRMFQIILNSPILYTIVQEIILFCINVIHYSGIQKEKRDFNYVERSIRYIEHHFRNKYLRLEDIANQLEISPNYLSHLLSSGEKPFRRLVNEYRINEAKKLLRNTNESIQNISDLVGFKDPNYFSRVFKRFTNSTPNYFRQTKT
- the dapA gene encoding 4-hydroxy-tetrahydrodipicolinate synthase yields the protein MKFGQVVTAMVTPFDNEKNIDFQAVEKLVNYLIENGSDSVVVAGTTGESPTLSNEEKIALFKHVVKTVDGRIQVIAGTGSNNTKASIELTKQAEQIGVNAVMLVTPYYNKPSQEGIFLHFQAIAEQTSLPVMLYNVPGRTAVNISADTTVRLSQIDNIVSIKEASGDLDQMAEIIRRTTNDFSLYSGDDSLTLPALAIGATGVVSVASHIIGKQMQTMITQFFQGNITKSAAIHQNLLPIMKALFAQPNPVPVKTALNLKGIAVGDVRLPMVPLTSEEITSLKQILEA
- a CDS encoding YjiH family protein yields the protein MENIEAQIESSATNKFASWKFVLFSLCGIFSFFVPITIYGKTSILLDHIVSAIESLPNLFIHSYIILILFLGAVYPIMKKTWNYSFIDVIFTLFKIAGFVFGTMLIFNVGPAWLFEPNLGPFLLGKLIIPVGILIPIGAMFLALLVSYGFLEFIGIFMQAIMRPVFKTPGRSAIDAVASFVGSYSIGLLVTNRVFTQGKYTIREAAIIATGFSTVSVTFMIVIANTLDLMNHWNLYFWLSLIITFVVTAITVRIWPLKNMKDTYISGKGDPEVMIKKNRLRYAWKEGVYAADQAPKFIVNIASHLKEGFIMTMNTLPSIMSVGLLGLLLAYYTPLFDYVAYIFLPVTWVLQAPEALLTAKAAAISISEIFLPSLIVVDTEIATRFIVAVLSVSSILFFSAVIPVIISTDIPIPISKLVIIWFQRVVLTLIIIIPLAKLLF
- a CDS encoding M20/M25/M40 family metallo-hydrolase gives rise to the protein MQFKQQYEAIKAFSEDIYHHPELGYKETRTKQQILAYLKRVNPAIQIEEFSLTGFKTSLGSKEKDLHIAFIAELDAVYAPTHMYADKHTGAAHNCGHYTQVAIALALYQYLFSTKAHKELDFRLSFVFVPAEEYLDLAYRDKLIEEGKISHHGGKPEAMKLGVFDDIDLSICVHAIGGEFSKRTVEINCDLAGFLYKKYAFQGKATHAGFDPFSAKNAYHMSTLFNTAIGLGRQQLKESEHVRINPIIMQSDMSTNVIPNHIVVGTDLRTKSVTYLKEVAKKLDDAAKGSAIALQGNVTIDTQMGYLPFKQDRYLSTFAEEAFHENDEIEELFNDNFISAAGDIGDLSFMMPCIQIGYSGFTGTIHGDDFIDIDPAFIYEIFPRFLAQTLNKMSGSIDKSKLYKRSYKDYKKLIESIIHP
- a CDS encoding 2,3-butanediol dehydrogenase, whose protein sequence is MKAAVWHGEKDIRIEEVNLKPLKETEVKVRIAWAGICGSDLHEYVEGPVFIPTEQPDALAGGKAPLTMGHEFAGVVEEVGAKVTKFKPGERVAINPTITHGAKSEDLDPYDGFSFIGLHADGGFTSFANVPENNVYRLPKPLTLQDGALVEPTAVAVQAVKEGDLKFGDTVAVFGAGPIGLLTIIAARAAGASKVIALDLSETRLKKAKEVGATHIINSGNTDPVKAIYEIVPEGVNVSFEVAGVAPTFKQAIEATKPRGTMVIVSIFARPIEWNPMQLTNKGVKVTSTIAYTPTSFQQTIDLMATGQLKPQSVITDQIQLDDIVDKGFEALTNDKSQAKILVELSGEK